In a genomic window of Candidatus Gorgyraea atricola:
- a CDS encoding dTDP-4-dehydrorhamnose 3,5-epimerase family protein — protein sequence MIKDVKIKKLKLIPDERGRLMEILRSDDEIFQRFGQVYMTTAYPGVIKAWHYHKKQDDHFTCISGTMRLALYDARKDSDTYKEVNEFIVGLDDPMLVKIPKCVYHGFKCVSDKEAIVINTPTLPYNSKEPDEYRVDAFENDIPYDWRK from the coding sequence ATGATAAAAGACGTTAAGATAAAAAAACTCAAGTTAATTCCTGATGAGCGGGGCAGGCTCATGGAGATCCTTCGTTCAGATGATGAGATATTTCAGCGGTTCGGCCAGGTGTATATGACGACTGCTTATCCTGGAGTAATAAAGGCATGGCATTATCATAAAAAACAGGATGATCATTTTACATGCATATCCGGTACAATGCGGCTCGCGCTTTATGATGCACGCAAGGATTCTGATACATATAAAGAAGTTAACGAGTTTATTGTAGGTCTGGACGATCCTATGCTGGTCAAGATACCAAAATGCGTATACCATGGATTCAAGTGCGTTAGCGACAAAGAGGCAATTGTAATAAATACGCCCACACTGCCATATAACAGCAAAGAACCAGACGAATACCGTGTGGACGCGTTTGAGAATGATATTCCTTATGATTGGAGGAAATGA
- the gmd gene encoding GDP-mannose 4,6-dehydratase, producing the protein MKKALITGITGQDGVYLSRLLLEKGYEVHGIVRRVALEDPEHRLWRIKDVLKKIKLHSGSLESYASLFDVVEKVKPDECYHLGAQSFVSYSFEDEFSTISTNINGTHYVLSAIKNRAPKCKFYFAASSEMFGQVREVPQKETTPFHPRSPYGISKVAGFDLTRNYREAYGLFACNGILFNHESPMRGYEFVTRKISRGVARIKKGIAKELRLGNLDAKRDWGFAGDYVEAMYLMLQQDKPDDYVIATGETHTVKEFAELAFKHAGLNWKDHVKVDESLFRPAEVHELRGDCAKAKKTLNWKPKVNFEELVRMMVAEDLKRIKT; encoded by the coding sequence ATGAAGAAGGCACTCATAACAGGCATCACCGGACAGGATGGCGTGTATTTATCAAGGCTGCTGCTGGAAAAGGGCTACGAGGTCCATGGTATTGTCAGGCGCGTTGCGCTGGAAGATCCCGAGCATCGTCTGTGGCGCATAAAGGATGTGTTAAAAAAAATAAAGCTCCATTCAGGTTCTCTTGAGAGCTACGCGAGTTTATTTGATGTGGTGGAAAAAGTAAAGCCTGACGAATGCTATCATTTGGGCGCGCAGAGTTTTGTGAGTTATTCTTTCGAAGATGAATTCTCTACTATAAGTACCAATATAAACGGTACGCATTACGTACTCTCCGCGATAAAAAATAGGGCGCCCAAGTGCAAGTTTTATTTTGCCGCGTCGAGCGAAATGTTTGGCCAGGTAAGAGAAGTGCCGCAGAAGGAGACCACGCCTTTTCATCCACGTTCGCCTTACGGAATTTCCAAGGTGGCTGGTTTTGATCTAACCCGTAATTATCGCGAGGCCTACGGCCTCTTTGCATGCAATGGCATACTTTTTAACCACGAATCTCCCATGCGCGGTTATGAATTTGTAACGCGTAAGATATCAAGAGGTGTTGCCAGGATAAAAAAGGGCATTGCTAAAGAATTACGTCTCGGCAACCTGGACGCTAAGAGGGATTGGGGTTTTGCGGGAGATTATGTCGAAGCAATGTATTTAATGCTCCAGCAGGATAAACCTGACGACTATGTGATAGCTACAGGCGAGACGCATACGGTCAAGGAATTCGCAGAACTTGCCTTTAAACATGCGGGGCTTAACTGGAAAGATCATGTAAAGGTAGATGAATCATTATTTCGTCCTGCCGAGGTCCATGAGCTCAGAGGCGACTGCGCTAAAGCCAAAAAAACATTAAACTGGAAACCAAAGGTCAATTTTGAAGAATTGGTCAGGATGATGGTGGCTGAGGATTTAAAAAGGATCAAGACATGA
- a CDS encoding SDR family oxidoreductase — protein sequence MKFLVTGGAGFIGSHIVESLVNNGDKVTVIDDLSSGQLRNLESVRGKIKFVKADIRDKGQGTWDMQGIDYVLHQAALRSVPKSLGNPKLYNDVNINGTLNILTAAKDAKVKRVVFASSSSIYGETKTLPNKEDFYPLLISPYALTKLAGEYYCRIFSEIYGLETASLRYFNVFGPRQSLENEYAVVIPKFITCILKDEQPPVHGDGKQTRDFTYVENVVQANIKAATMPGVKCEVFNIACGKAYTVLDIVKYTNKILKKDIKPKLDPVRPGDVKHTLADISKAKKLIKFDPKVSFEEGLAKTVEYFSRLHVGQV from the coding sequence ATGAAATTTTTAGTTACAGGCGGCGCAGGTTTTATTGGGTCGCATATTGTTGAAAGTTTAGTAAATAATGGCGATAAAGTGACAGTTATCGATGATTTAAGTTCAGGTCAGCTTAGAAACTTAGAATCTGTAAGAGGTAAGATAAAGTTTGTAAAGGCGGATATAAGGGACAAGGGACAAGGGACATGGGACATGCAGGGGATTGATTATGTTTTGCACCAGGCAGCATTGAGGAGTGTACCAAAGTCACTTGGGAATCCAAAACTTTACAATGATGTAAACATAAACGGGACCTTGAATATCCTGACCGCGGCAAAAGATGCAAAGGTAAAAAGAGTGGTATTTGCCTCCTCAAGCTCTATCTACGGAGAGACAAAGACGCTCCCTAACAAAGAAGATTTTTACCCGCTTTTGATATCGCCTTACGCTCTTACAAAGCTGGCAGGTGAATACTACTGCAGGATCTTCAGTGAGATATATGGACTGGAGACAGCAAGCCTTCGTTATTTCAATGTGTTCGGGCCAAGGCAGAGCCTTGAGAATGAATATGCTGTTGTTATACCGAAGTTTATAACCTGCATACTAAAAGATGAACAGCCGCCTGTTCATGGTGACGGCAAACAGACACGTGACTTCACATATGTAGAAAATGTTGTTCAGGCCAATATTAAAGCTGCCACAATGCCAGGCGTAAAATGTGAGGTTTTTAACATCGCTTGTGGAAAGGCATACACAGTTCTTGATATAGTCAAATACACAAATAAGATCCTCAAAAAAGACATAAAACCAAAGCTAGATCCAGTGAGACCAGGGGATGTAAAACATACACTCGCAGACATAAGCAAGGCAAAGAAACTCATAAAATTTGATCCTAAGGTTAGTTTTGAAGAGGGGCTTGCGAAGACGGTAGAGTATTTTTCTAGACTCCATGTAGGCCAGGTTTAA
- the rfbB gene encoding dTDP-glucose 4,6-dehydratase: protein MRLLITGGCGFIGSNFIRYMLKKHPSYRIINLDKLTYCGRRENLKDVERDKRYTFVKGDICNEKLVAKSMKNCDAVINFAAESHVDRSISDASDFIRTNVHGVQVLLDAARKNRIKKFIQISTDETYGSIKRGSFKETSLLHPNSPYAASKAGGDHLALAYYTTFKTPVIVTRSSNNFGPYQFPEKVMPLFITNLLENKKVPLYGDGMNVRDWLYVLDNCRAIDVILHRGKNGEIYNIGGSYEIPNIKLTRMILKLLGKSSRMIKYVPDRLGHDRRYSLSSSKIKRLGWQPTKDFNAAIKETIEWYKDNKSWWKRLK, encoded by the coding sequence ATGAGATTATTGATTACAGGTGGGTGCGGGTTTATTGGATCTAATTTCATTCGCTATATGCTCAAGAAGCACCCATCTTACAGGATTATAAATCTGGATAAGCTTACATATTGCGGTCGCCGGGAAAATCTCAAGGATGTTGAAAGGGATAAGCGCTATACATTTGTAAAGGGCGATATCTGCAACGAGAAGCTGGTCGCTAAATCAATGAAGAATTGTGACGCTGTGATAAACTTCGCAGCTGAATCGCATGTCGATAGATCTATTAGCGATGCCTCGGATTTCATCCGCACTAATGTGCACGGCGTGCAGGTACTTTTGGACGCTGCGAGAAAAAATAGAATTAAGAAATTCATTCAGATCTCAACAGATGAAACATACGGCAGCATTAAAAGAGGTTCTTTTAAGGAGACGAGCCTCTTACATCCTAACAGTCCTTATGCTGCATCTAAGGCAGGCGGAGACCATCTGGCATTGGCGTACTATACGACATTTAAGACACCTGTTATTGTCACAAGGAGCAGCAATAATTTTGGGCCATACCAGTTTCCTGAAAAGGTAATGCCACTTTTTATTACAAACCTCCTGGAGAACAAAAAGGTGCCTCTTTATGGAGATGGGATGAATGTGCGTGACTGGTTGTATGTCCTGGACAACTGCAGGGCCATAGATGTAATTTTACATAGGGGTAAGAACGGTGAGATCTATAATATCGGCGGCAGTTATGAGATACCTAATATAAAACTCACGCGCATGATATTAAAACTCCTGGGCAAATCCAGCAGGATGATAAAATATGTGCCTGACAGACTTGGCCATGACAGACGCTATTCTCTAAGTTCATCAAAGATAAAAAGGCTTGGCTGGCAACCAACAAAGGATTTTAACGCGGCAATAAAAGAGACAATTGAATGGTACAAGGACAATAAATCGTGGTGGAAGAGGCTAAAATGA
- a CDS encoding SDR family oxidoreductase, with product MTKTILITGGAGFLGSHLSDRFLKEGYKVICMDNLITGSLSNVSHLEKDPKFRFIKHDISKYIDIDEKIDIILHFASPASPIDYLKYPIQTLKVGSLGTHNALGVAKAKKASFLLASTSEVYGDPKVHPQPETYYGHVNCIGPRGVYDEAKRFAEAITMAYHKTHGLDTHIVRIFNTYGPRMRKKDGRAIPNFISQALKNEPITVYGKGSQTRSFCFASDLIEGIYLLSQSDIHDPVNIGNPVELSIIDLAKKIIKLTRSKSKIIHKDLPEDDPKVRQPDITRATKLLKWKPKIKLEKGLKETIEWFA from the coding sequence ATGACAAAGACGATTTTAATTACAGGCGGCGCGGGTTTTTTAGGTTCACATCTAAGCGATCGTTTTCTTAAAGAAGGTTATAAGGTTATCTGCATGGATAATCTTATAACAGGCAGCCTTTCAAATGTTTCTCATCTTGAAAAAGATCCAAAATTTAGATTTATAAAACATGATATCTCAAAGTATATAGATATTGACGAGAAAATAGACATTATCCTGCACTTTGCCTCCCCTGCAAGTCCGATAGATTATCTGAAGTATCCTATACAGACGCTTAAGGTCGGTTCATTGGGTACACACAATGCACTTGGTGTTGCAAAAGCAAAAAAGGCTTCGTTTCTACTTGCCTCTACCTCTGAGGTCTATGGAGATCCAAAAGTCCACCCTCAGCCAGAGACTTATTATGGCCATGTGAATTGCATCGGGCCACGTGGAGTTTACGATGAGGCCAAGCGTTTCGCGGAGGCGATTACTATGGCCTATCATAAGACACACGGCCTTGATACTCATATAGTGCGCATATTTAATACATATGGGCCGCGGATGCGAAAGAAGGATGGCAGGGCAATCCCTAATTTTATAAGCCAGGCGTTAAAAAATGAGCCGATAACCGTATATGGCAAGGGTTCTCAGACCAGGAGTTTTTGTTTTGCCTCAGATCTGATAGAGGGGATCTATTTATTGAGCCAGTCTGATATCCATGATCCTGTAAATATAGGTAATCCTGTCGAATTAAGCATCATAGACCTTGCCAAAAAAATAATAAAACTCACGCGAAGTAAAAGTAAGATTATACACAAGGATCTTCCGGAAGACGACCCAAAGGTAAGACAGCCAGACATAACCAGGGCAACAAAACTTCTTAAGTGGAAACCAAAGATAAAACTAGAAAAGGGATTAAAAGAGACTATCGAGTGGTTCGCCTAG
- a CDS encoding nucleotide sugar dehydrogenase produces MINQLKSKITDKSANIGIIGLGYVGLPLAVEFAKAGFSVTGFDADNEKLSQIHKGESYILDVSSKDVRDLTSSKKLIATPDKALLNKMDAIIICVPTPLRKTKEPDISFILSAAEDIVASLRKGQLVVLESTTYPGTTDEVILAKLGADSLKVGKDFFLAFSPERVDPGNPKYKTKDIPKVVGGVTETCTELTKLLYSQIIKEVIPVSSTRSAEMVKLLENTFRAVNIGLINELALMCNKMNLDIWEIIDAAKTKPFGFMPFYPGPGWGGHCIPCDPIYLSWKARLHGFEARFIELAAEINSYMPHHVVEKISDGLNNQKKALKGSKILIIGITYKKDINDMRESPSLAIINALIEKEAKVQYHDPLVPSFKIDGLKLDSVDLTKENISSSDCAVLVTDHTSLNYRLIADNAKLILDTRNALKEFKKNGNVITL; encoded by the coding sequence ATGATAAACCAATTGAAATCTAAAATTACAGACAAGAGCGCGAATATCGGCATAATCGGACTTGGTTATGTGGGGCTTCCGCTTGCAGTAGAATTCGCAAAGGCAGGATTCAGTGTGACAGGTTTTGACGCTGATAATGAAAAGCTCTCCCAGATTCACAAGGGGGAATCTTATATATTGGATGTTTCGTCAAAGGATGTAAGGGATTTAACCTCGTCCAAAAAATTAATTGCCACGCCTGACAAGGCCTTGCTTAACAAGATGGACGCGATTATTATCTGTGTGCCTACGCCTCTTCGCAAGACAAAGGAACCAGATATCTCATTCATACTTTCAGCTGCAGAGGATATAGTAGCCAGTCTCAGAAAAGGTCAACTCGTAGTACTTGAGAGTACGACCTATCCAGGCACTACTGATGAAGTAATACTCGCTAAGTTAGGCGCAGACAGCTTAAAAGTTGGAAAGGATTTTTTTCTCGCGTTTTCTCCTGAGAGAGTAGACCCTGGAAATCCAAAATACAAGACAAAGGACATCCCGAAAGTAGTTGGAGGTGTTACTGAGACATGCACTGAACTTACAAAGCTTTTGTATTCTCAGATAATTAAAGAGGTGATTCCTGTATCCAGCACGCGTTCAGCAGAGATGGTAAAACTTCTTGAAAATACATTTCGCGCTGTAAACATAGGCCTTATTAATGAACTGGCCCTTATGTGCAATAAGATGAATCTTGATATCTGGGAAATCATAGACGCTGCCAAGACAAAACCATTCGGGTTTATGCCGTTTTATCCTGGCCCTGGCTGGGGAGGGCATTGCATTCCGTGCGATCCAATATATCTTTCGTGGAAGGCGAGACTACATGGTTTTGAAGCAAGATTTATAGAGCTGGCAGCAGAGATAAACTCTTATATGCCGCATCATGTCGTAGAGAAAATTTCAGATGGATTAAACAACCAGAAGAAGGCCCTGAAGGGCTCAAAGATCCTTATAATAGGTATCACATATAAGAAAGACATCAATGATATGAGGGAATCGCCTTCACTCGCGATAATAAATGCGCTTATTGAAAAAGAGGCAAAGGTTCAGTATCATGATCCCCTGGTGCCGAGTTTTAAAATAGATGGATTAAAGCTCGACTCTGTAGATTTGACAAAAGAAAATATCTCTTCAAGCGATTGTGCCGTACTTGTTACAGATCACACGTCACTGAATTATAGACTGATAGCGGATAACGCAAAACTGATCCTTGATACTCGCAATGCGTTGAAAGAGTTTAAAAAGAATGGGAATGTAATAACTTTATAG
- a CDS encoding capsule assembly Wzi family protein — protein MPVRHWSYNAIEKLAILDLADIADIGFRPISRIKMAHMIKSAIEKSADYEQSFEWAQQEYLEILLYNLIDEFREELVTIGVDVAAVGDDGPRKYILSSPELNIEKIYANIDSDQRLFENKEGWKLKDGFNLRARLNTWAKVANLFAISLTPGLRYTPEDIDADLEKGHIRVAHPSFNMELSMGRSSMWWGPGFHGALLLTDNAFPLDMVKWNNIHPFRLPFILRKIGRFNAQFFVSRLEDKRTVPGAFVTGWRLDYTPWNFLKFGFGHILMHGGKGVKNLGFANFWSSASLVFSAAGGGTETENHIISGDVQLFIRRIDRFLPIATGAKLYTEWGAEDEAGNVPINLASITGIYLTDVFKIPGFDGKIEFAKLDNIFYDHFRYASGYTRRGSIIGHRIGGDSEEIAVTAIFNLPREYSMSTTFSHQRRGLQKTSVETVNELRIEFSVIDALKMYNIHGIEVDVFYEFEDIDNYDNTSNAARNHIVGVEAKRKF, from the coding sequence GTGCCTGTAAGGCATTGGAGCTATAATGCGATAGAGAAATTGGCCATATTGGATCTTGCTGATATCGCGGATATTGGTTTCAGGCCGATCTCTCGCATAAAAATGGCGCATATGATAAAAAGCGCCATTGAAAAATCAGCTGATTATGAGCAAAGTTTTGAATGGGCACAGCAGGAATATTTAGAGATACTTTTATATAACCTGATAGATGAATTCAGGGAAGAATTAGTTACGATAGGAGTTGATGTTGCCGCAGTAGGAGATGATGGGCCAAGAAAATATATCTTAAGCTCTCCAGAACTGAATATTGAAAAGATCTACGCGAATATAGATTCAGACCAACGGCTCTTTGAAAACAAAGAAGGCTGGAAACTAAAAGACGGTTTTAATCTTCGCGCCAGACTGAACACATGGGCAAAGGTCGCGAATCTCTTTGCGATCTCTTTAACCCCTGGACTCAGGTACACCCCTGAGGATATAGACGCGGATCTGGAAAAAGGCCATATAAGAGTCGCCCATCCGAGCTTTAATATGGAGCTTTCAATGGGCCGCAGTTCAATGTGGTGGGGTCCTGGGTTTCATGGCGCATTGCTTTTAACAGATAATGCCTTTCCTCTGGATATGGTAAAGTGGAATAATATCCATCCTTTCAGGCTTCCATTTATTTTAAGAAAGATCGGCAGGTTTAACGCGCAATTTTTTGTCTCCAGACTTGAAGACAAAAGAACTGTGCCCGGAGCGTTTGTAACAGGATGGCGCCTGGATTATACCCCGTGGAATTTTCTGAAATTCGGATTCGGGCATATCCTGATGCACGGTGGTAAGGGTGTAAAAAACCTTGGTTTTGCTAATTTCTGGAGTTCAGCGTCGCTGGTATTTAGCGCGGCAGGCGGCGGCACAGAGACAGAAAATCATATAATCTCAGGCGATGTCCAGTTATTTATCCGGCGCATAGATAGATTTTTGCCGATCGCGACAGGCGCAAAATTATATACAGAATGGGGCGCGGAAGACGAAGCAGGTAATGTCCCGATAAATCTAGCTTCTATTACGGGCATTTATCTTACGGATGTGTTTAAAATTCCAGGGTTTGATGGTAAAATAGAATTTGCCAAGCTTGATAATATTTTTTATGACCATTTTAGATATGCCTCGGGCTATACTCGTCGAGGAAGCATAATAGGCCATCGCATAGGAGGCGATTCAGAGGAGATAGCAGTAACAGCTATATTTAATCTTCCCCGGGAATACAGCATGAGTACCACCTTCAGTCATCAGCGCCGGGGCCTCCAGAAGACCAGCGTAGAGACCGTAAATGAATTAAGGATAGAATTTAGTGTAATAGACGCCCTGAAGATGTATAATATACACGGCATTGAAGTCGATGTGTTCTACGAATTCGAAGACATAGATAATTACGATAATACTTCAAACGCGGCAAGGAATCATATCGTAGGTGTTGAAGCAAAAAGAAAATTTTAA
- a CDS encoding sugar phosphate nucleotidyltransferase, whose amino-acid sequence MKGVILAGGLGKRLEPLTRITNKHLLPVYDKPMIYYPIQTLVEAGIKDILIVTGENHAGEFLRLLGNGKEFGLKHINYIYQKGEGGIAEALGLAEHFVDNGKVIVVLGDNIIEKSIKQHIEDFKKQQKGAKILIKEVDDPERFGVPELKNDKIVKIEEKPKRPKSKYAVTGIYMYDTRVFEIIKTLKPSDRGELEITDVNNDYITRSEMTFSVLDGWWTDCGTHESLLSASNLVEKKVK is encoded by the coding sequence ATGAAGGGTGTAATATTAGCTGGAGGACTCGGTAAGCGACTTGAACCCTTGACTCGGATCACAAACAAGCATCTTTTGCCTGTGTATGATAAGCCCATGATATATTATCCTATACAGACTCTTGTGGAAGCGGGAATAAAGGATATCCTTATTGTTACTGGCGAGAATCATGCAGGCGAGTTCTTAAGGCTATTAGGCAATGGCAAAGAATTCGGCTTAAAGCATATAAATTATATTTACCAAAAGGGCGAGGGGGGTATTGCAGAGGCGTTGGGCCTTGCAGAACATTTTGTAGATAATGGCAAGGTGATAGTGGTTCTTGGCGATAATATCATTGAAAAATCAATAAAGCAACATATCGAAGATTTTAAAAAACAACAAAAAGGCGCGAAGATCCTTATAAAGGAAGTGGATGACCCTGAGAGATTTGGCGTGCCTGAGCTAAAAAATGACAAGATCGTAAAAATAGAAGAAAAACCAAAAAGGCCTAAATCAAAATACGCTGTCACAGGCATTTACATGTATGATACAAGGGTCTTTGAGATAATAAAGACATTGAAGCCATCTGATAGAGGCGAGCTTGAGATCACGGATGTGAATAATGATTATATTACTCGCAGCGAGATGACGTTTTCTGTTTTAGATGGCTGGTGGACAGACTGCGGCACGCACGAGTCGCTACTGAGTGCGAGCAATCTAGTGGAGAAAAAAGTTAAATGA
- a CDS encoding SLBB domain-containing protein yields the protein MIRRLLSINLIFACIFLVSVILPVQAFSYETSADGFQLERVDESLGYKPAAYKKIRCPRCGMEFYYIEGKEGPHSHWVHYEISEEKGSDIEMSEQNKNGEGKQKGIFDLSEQKKELDRLKASLSRAEQRNESLALTQLDRLKGPQYELRQKLTCPYDGHNFFPEGTVIENRKLMQKSLFAEKPSSIEESFAKSIPFGVSKDLKQFGYDLFLIPEERDEKEESAAREETGQALGALGILSAAFSTKSSSPALSLQSTSKAAVVPIGPDYVVGPGDTLVINIWGSVQESFPVEVDREGKIMLPKAGPLYVWGLKIKETEDRIKKMLKQHYTNFYMDLSMGKLRDIQVYVMGEVKKPGSYTISSQSSIFQALYAAGGPTKLGSLRKAKLIKADGQTEKIDLYPFLLEGKMVRPTRVQSGDTIFIPTVGDVVAIAGNIKRPAIYETRGETPLQELLNFAGGVTPTGDLQRIQVERIENNERRVMLDIELKRTDVGKFSLEDISLQNGDVVIISPIVRLKHNFVSIVGNVERPGDYALTNDMSVSDIIDRAKGFLPGTYLDRAEIARVTDDRTRQIIPIDLNSILLDEEDLELFLDEWDILLVYSESQVRPPLFVEIDGAVNRPGKYELTPDMKVSDLIFKAGGVKPDEVIRGAELFHIIPGEQPVVRDIAIRRVSDVSVSLDKDIILHAGDALSVKSEPKLTERRVITIKGEVRYPGAYSARKGERLSSLIERSGGFTEEAFLNGSIFTRESIKKAQEKMRRRFIERENRSLLEEQQSILLRRTDRSNPSAVAESLKTRREMLEFISSADIEGRMVIKLKPLDQLKDTKYDILLEDGDSLTVPQIPSAIAVIGSVNNPTSVPFEASKGLEYYVRKTGGLTKHADKVGIYVIKANGEAVSKFMMSKRITRGDSIVVPQEFKYWTPPGQLLRDTVEILSRVAVGVGIIAALN from the coding sequence ATGATCAGGAGACTTTTAAGTATCAATTTAATTTTTGCATGTATTTTTTTGGTGAGCGTAATTTTGCCTGTGCAGGCCTTTTCATATGAGACTTCAGCTGATGGTTTTCAGCTTGAACGCGTAGATGAATCTCTTGGCTATAAGCCCGCTGCGTATAAAAAAATCCGGTGTCCGCGCTGCGGCATGGAGTTCTATTATATCGAAGGGAAGGAAGGCCCTCATTCTCATTGGGTGCATTACGAGATCTCCGAGGAAAAGGGAAGCGATATCGAGATGTCTGAACAGAATAAGAATGGAGAAGGGAAACAAAAAGGCATCTTTGATCTTTCCGAACAAAAAAAAGAGCTTGATAGGCTTAAGGCAAGTCTTTCTAGGGCAGAACAAAGAAATGAAAGCCTGGCCCTTACCCAGCTCGATAGGTTAAAAGGACCGCAGTATGAACTTCGACAGAAACTCACCTGTCCGTACGACGGACATAATTTTTTCCCGGAAGGCACTGTTATAGAAAATAGAAAATTGATGCAGAAGTCTTTATTTGCGGAAAAACCATCCAGCATAGAAGAAAGCTTTGCAAAATCCATTCCTTTTGGCGTTTCAAAGGATTTGAAGCAGTTCGGTTATGACCTGTTTTTAATACCTGAAGAACGCGATGAAAAAGAAGAATCCGCGGCCAGGGAAGAAACGGGCCAGGCATTAGGCGCCCTTGGCATATTAAGCGCCGCGTTCAGCACTAAGTCTTCTTCTCCCGCGCTTTCATTGCAGTCCACTTCTAAAGCAGCAGTTGTACCGATCGGGCCGGATTATGTAGTAGGACCAGGGGATACACTTGTTATCAATATTTGGGGTAGTGTCCAGGAAAGTTTTCCAGTAGAGGTGGACCGCGAAGGCAAGATCATGCTCCCAAAGGCAGGGCCGCTCTATGTCTGGGGCTTGAAGATCAAAGAGACTGAAGACCGCATTAAAAAGATGCTCAAACAGCATTACACGAATTTCTACATGGACCTTTCAATGGGTAAATTGCGCGATATCCAGGTCTATGTAATGGGCGAGGTGAAGAAACCAGGGTCTTACACCATAAGCTCTCAATCAAGCATCTTCCAGGCGCTCTATGCAGCCGGAGGGCCTACCAAGCTCGGCTCACTAAGAAAGGCCAAACTTATAAAGGCAGATGGCCAGACAGAGAAGATAGACCTTTATCCTTTTCTTTTAGAGGGCAAGATGGTAAGGCCCACCAGGGTGCAGTCAGGCGATACTATTTTTATTCCTACAGTGGGCGATGTGGTTGCTATAGCCGGCAATATAAAGCGCCCTGCAATATACGAGACAAGGGGTGAGACACCTTTGCAAGAACTTTTGAATTTTGCAGGCGGTGTTACGCCTACAGGAGACCTCCAGCGGATACAGGTAGAACGTATCGAGAACAATGAAAGACGCGTGATGCTTGATATTGAATTAAAGCGCACGGATGTTGGAAAATTTTCATTGGAAGATATCAGCCTGCAGAATGGCGATGTGGTGATCATTTCGCCTATAGTAAGACTAAAACATAACTTTGTATCTATTGTTGGAAATGTTGAGCGGCCAGGCGATTACGCGTTGACAAACGATATGAGCGTAAGTGACATTATAGACAGGGCAAAGGGATTTTTGCCAGGCACATATTTAGACAGGGCTGAGATAGCAAGAGTGACTGATGACAGGACCAGACAGATCATACCGATAGACTTGAATAGTATACTGCTTGATGAAGAAGATCTGGAACTCTTTTTAGACGAATGGGACATTCTACTTGTGTATTCTGAGTCTCAGGTCAGGCCGCCTTTGTTTGTGGAAATAGACGGAGCTGTTAATCGGCCAGGGAAATACGAGCTGACACCAGATATGAAGGTTTCAGATCTTATTTTTAAGGCAGGGGGCGTTAAGCCTGATGAGGTCATAAGAGGGGCTGAATTATTTCATATTATACCAGGAGAACAGCCTGTTGTGCGGGATATCGCGATAAGGCGCGTATCTGATGTCAGTGTATCACTTGATAAAGATATAATCCTGCATGCAGGAGACGCCCTTTCTGTAAAATCAGAGCCAAAACTTACTGAAAGAAGGGTAATTACAATCAAGGGTGAAGTAAGGTATCCAGGGGCATATTCAGCAAGAAAAGGTGAGAGATTAAGCTCTCTTATTGAACGTTCAGGAGGGTTTACAGAAGAGGCATTTTTAAATGGAAGTATCTTTACGCGCGAATCCATAAAAAAAGCTCAGGAAAAGATGAGACGGCGTTTTATCGAGAGGGAGAATAGGAGTTTATTGGAAGAGCAGCAATCGATACTGCTAAGGAGGACAGATAGGTCTAATCCATCTGCTGTGGCTGAGTCCTTAAAGACAAGGAGAGAGATGCTGGAGTTTATATCCTCGGCTGATATAGAAGGCCGCATGGTAATCAAGCTCAAGCCGCTTGACCAGTTAAAAGATACCAAGTATGACATCCTGCTGGAGGACGGAGACAGCCTTACAGTGCCTCAGATACCTTCAGCTATCGCGGTAATCGGCAGTGTGAATAATCCCACATCTGTTCCTTTTGAAGCAAGTAAAGGCCTTGAATATTACGTTCGCAAGACAGGCGGCCTTACAAAACACGCAGATAAGGTCGGTATCTATGTTATAAAGGCCAATGGCGAGGCAGTCAGTAAATTCATGATGTCCAAGAGGATCACAAGAGGCGATAGCATAGTCGTTCCCCAGGAGTTCAAATACTGGACACCACCAGGCCAGCTCTTACGAGATACCGTAGAGATCCTATCGCGCGTAGCAGTAGGTGTAGGCATCATTGCTGCACTGAATTAA